GAATTTGGGTAAAACAGTTCTAAGTTTTGTTGGATTAAAATCACCAGCTGCAATGAAAACACAGCcatctggttgttttgttaCGCTGAAAAAGTTCCGCCCATCCAGTGCAGTAGCTTGATCCGGGTTGCTGGGGGTTTACCACGTCTATGTGAAGATGTGTGCACAGTAGTTTCTGATTTCCTGTTGCTAAGTGAGCCTGAGTCACACCCCATCCATTTAATTCTCCAGCAACTGGACATTATCCAAAAGAAGGCCTGGTAGAGGACCAGGGTTTGGTTATCCTAGCTCTGATGCtgcctctctttcctctcttcatgGGGTGGTCTAAGCACTTTAGATGATGTTTTGTCCCACTATTCTAGATGGCCGCTTGGCAGATGCCACTGGTGGAGATCCTCGCGTGGTCTCCTGCACTTAATCCAAACCCCACACTTCCTTTTCCAATGTTGATAAGTGCATCTCTATCATAGGCAATGCATACTTCCGTCAAAGCAGGCATAGAGGCAAAAACATACCGTAGAGGCTTGCATGCTGGAACCACAGTGCTCAAAAAGGGAAATCAATCTATCCATTTAGGAGACACAAGTGATTATGAATCAGTTCCACCTGCTTTGGTGCAAATGAAAGTGTCAGCAGGTGCAATGGAGGGATAAAAGCAGGACAATCCCTGAAAGGGGAATGCTTTTGCATGTGATGGCCTCATACAATTGCTCTCTCCTTATCCTTCTTGACTGATTCTTCTCTAGTTTTGTGGTCTGCTAGTGTCTTTGTCGCTGTTGGTAGCATGAGGCAGTACCTGCAGCACAATCACGTCAGACCTTATGCTGGTGCTGAGGGTCCTGGGTTCCTCCTCGTGCCAGACAATGCCTGGCTTTGTGTTGTTAGAGTGTGCAGGCAGTTCCTGGATGAAACCAatcatatacatttatttttctcatttttaaggGAGGAGGTGAATAGGAGTCTTTCACCCAATACTGAACAATGTCTTTCAAGAAGAGGTTCTTAACCATCTTCTTGTGCTAATGTGATAATCACATGGCTAAATTCACTTCCTCTCTACCACTACTCAAATATTGTTGGTTCATACTGTGAATTTGgaaatattcagtttaaatgttcctttaataatACCACAAATAATCTGGGTCATCATTTGCtgcaacagaaaataacatcCTCCAGCAAAGCAGTGCATTGGCTACTCAAATCcaccaaaaaatgtattctcGGTAGATAACTGTTAATGTTAACAGGCTAATTCCACTGTGTGAATGGTTTTATTAGTAGATCTTTTCACAtactgtgaaataaataataattttcttCTAAAGGGTGATGTGACATTGACAGTGTGggtaaaatgtgaaatgacatCTGTGTAAGTTtgtccatgtccatgtgtcCATTTTCAGGAAATTGTATGTATCCGCATCAGTGGTGGTCTGCCTGTTACTGTCCGGTCTGgctgtcttcttcctcttccctcgcTCTATTGATGTGTCCTATGTCGGGGTGAAGTCGGTTTTTGTCAGCTACGACCAAGAAAAGCGCAGCGTCTATCTCAACATCACGGTGAGcttggaaaataaaagcagaataaCAGTATACGTCATGTTTCTGTTTAGGAAAATGGGTATCTTGAATGTGTCATAGAACTTGAACACATATCAGTTATGCATGGTGGAAACACAGAAAGTGCCATAACGAAAAAAAGATGGTGTAGAAGTACGCTTAGGAAACtatcttttcagctttttcccCAAGCGTGAGAATGTATCAAATCAGACATCCCTCTGTTGTGTCTATTATTACAAACCCTGTATGCTTAAGAACATGATCTCCAAACTGATCTGTGCTGCCCCCTTGTggataaatgattaataaactCAGAAAGCTATTATTGCTGTTGACCATCGATCAGATAATGTTTAGCTTTAAGGGCCTAATTAAGGGCTTAGAAGGGAAGGGAAATTACTTGAAAGTTTACAGAATGCAATTAATCACATCTTTgatttttattgtgatttaaTTTGGAGTGCCCAGTATAGCCCCTTTCTAGAATTCAAAGTGTACTTTTGGTCATAGACATTTATATAgcactgttgtgtttattttgcattgtCAAGCATGCTATGAGAACTAGATGAACtaaaattacacaaaatcaTAAAGAGTGTTTGGTACAGCTCTAATGCTCATTCAGATAACAGCTCTAAAGATGAAGCAATTAATAGTAACTTACTATACTCAGTTAGCAAAGCACCACAATAGGGTCACTAAGATTTACCgtagatgtattattttttttgttttggtataCAGAGTAGCGTAAACTAGAGATAGATTATACTATGCTCAAACTACGAGTGATAAAAATTTACAAAATGGCCAATAGTAGCTAGCAACACTGTCACCATGTTGTCATTTAAAGTTGAGGCCGGCGTTTGGATTTCAGTGAGTCATGGTCATCGCACTGTGTCAACTGTCGAGCCTCAGTTTCCAACTTCACTGGTATGCATCAGGAATGATTTGATGCCTCCGTCATCCGGCCTGTTTGCTTTACCGGCGAGTCTGGAGACACTGCCGTTGCGACAGCCAAAGTGGTTGTAATGATCATCGGGGCAACAACAGCTCACAAtctgatcattaaaaaaattatcaaTAATTAACAATATTGACTGATATGAAACTTCACTATCATGATAGACTTTTCAGCCATATCACCCAGGCCTACTCCAGGTAGCAACTGTCACTTACGTATGTTACTCGCGGCCATCAGACATGTGTAACATcagatattatttattattttcttatggCAGCAGGAACAGCTAAATGTAGCTGTTTTCTTCAAAAGTTTGCATGTTCACCAGTTTTatatgtgatgtaatgtgactCATGATATATTATCACtagaaatgtttgatttaacttttttccATGGTTAGAACTGAAATTAAGCTTTATTTAATCACATAGAGATTAAAGACACCAGAAAAACGATACCACTGGGTACCGGTATAGAATTCTAGGTACCAGTAataagatttgatttgatcactGAGAAGTGGGTGTGGCCCAGGAAATACTGAGATGCAAGTTGAGATTTAGAGGATTTATGGCCTCCACCCACACCTGTCACAGCCACAAACATTCACCCATGATAAAACtttataaacaaaatgtttttgtggtgtATTGAGTTAAAGAAATGCATGTCCACTGCTAGAAGTATACAATGAACTGTCCCAATGTCTGCTTCTCATCTAGAACACTCTCAATATCACCAACAATAACTACTACTCAGTGGAGGTGGCCAACATCACAGCTCAGGTGCAATTTGCCAAGACGGTGATCGGTAAATCTCGCATCAGTAACACCACTGCCATCAGTCCTCTGGACATGAAACAGGTAAAGTTCAGTGTCTGTTCAGTTAACTAGTCCTCTGTGTGGGTACAACTCTGAATCTATATTGTTGTCTCCATTTCTATTTTCAGATTGATTACATGGTCCCCACCACCCTCGCTGATGAGATGAACTACATGTAGTAAGCATTAAAACTAAATCATAATATGGACCACTGGCCATGTTTAGAAATGATTCGATCCATCTATACATATCTGCCAAAGGTTTTATCAAGTTGAGCTGTTTACATGAACCTCTTCATCACACAGATAATGTAGGGAAATGTTACTAAGCAGAAAACTGAGTTTTTCAGAAATTACTTATTATGCCTCTGCAGCAGCGACAGCTGCGGCCCAAGGCGATATGTTTTGGGGTTTCCCATCCGTCCATCTGTGTGGAGCCAGATCAAGACCATACATTTTGTTAattggaaaaacattttctattgataaaataaaatttgaaaCAGAAAGTTTAAGTTTGATCttgaattataataataaattcaaaataaaaataacctcATAGTCCCAGATTCTTATTGACGCAATATCTCATATCTATTTTCAAATTCAGTATGAATGTCCACTATGACTCAAGGATGCACTGATTAGAATTCGGTGACCAAAGGTCAGAGGTCTAAGTTATTATGACCTCTCAAAATGCCTTTCTGCCATAACTCAAGAATTCATAAATAAAGTACAGTAAAATTGGACATGCAGATGTCTAATGGATATCCAAATTCGATATCCAAAAAGGTCACATGCATTGCAGCATCATTCAATTCAGTCAGAAAACATTCTGGCCTTTATTCAGCATCACAGCAATTTGACTTGTGCGCAGAGGCATACAACCTCTGTGCATTTTTTCTAGTTTTACAAAacaccaaattaaaaacaagtacTTTATTGTAGATGTGATGATACTATGGTTTAATGTAGTTATtggatttattattatttaatctgTTAGTAATTTATTGGATGACTAGTTTAGTCTAACATTGTCAATAGTAAGGATAAACATTTGTCCAACAGGACTAGGGTTTACTTTATACACcgttaattatttattaattttatacttgatttattttccagtgaCTACTGTACTCTGCAAACCATCAAGGTCCACAATATTGTTGTCATGATGCAGTAAGTTGTATTAATGCTCTTTCATTTATTGTCACCTTGATTTAGAAATTTTCACTTACTTTGTGTTGTGAGTGTTTGTGGCCTCACCCTGCCCTTCTTTACTCTCTGCAGAGTGACCGTCACCACAACATACTTTGGTCATGCGGAACAAGTGTCGCAGGAGATGTATCAGTATGTGGACTGTGGTGGAAACACCACATCTATCAAAGCACTGCCCAAGGCGTTCAGCATCCCACATGCTGCTGAGTGACCCCGGGACAAGCCCTAACTCAGGCCTGGAAGCCGGTCCACTGCGTTTACCTTTcgcctccacctgctgtctctTAAAATCTGTTGTTGTCACAATACCACAGTGTTCCCTTCAATATCAAAGAAATCAACACCAAGATCAGAAACGGATCTATATGGAAGCGCGGAATTATGACTTTTCATGTCATAACTTCAAAATGTTAGATGTAATATATCCATATCTCACAGTTACCACTTACCATGCTGTTTATCTCAAAGTAAGAGACTGCGTGTTGAGATCATCACTCACTCGTCTGATTTTGTTAAGATAGTAATTGATCATAATGTGTTGTTAAAATTCAATTCTAAAGAGTCTATCCCATAGTCACAGTTTAAAACTCagccctttcacactggacaaaaaatcCACCAACATCCGctaatatatgtttttttttcttttctgtcacaTTCCCACGACAtatgactctgcagtagtcacaggTGTTTATCGGCTCCAGCCCTACTCATTTGGGATGGAAACATGCCTTTGTTGAAGTTAAGCACGCTTGCTTGTAAtacttttctgtctgtctctgttcaagCAGCTCATACATCGTTTAGTCTGCGCTGAGTATTTAAAGGGGACCGAAGTAAAGGACATTAACaagtaaacactgttttagtgTCACTGGCCTCTGTGTCACTACATGCGCTTGTCAGCTAtctagggttttttttttttcaacatcactTTGTTGGCCTTTGTATTGTCTGGCTTTACTGACAGGACAGCTTCAGTGATGATaggaagcagtgtgtgtgtgtgggggggggcatgCAACAAAGGGCCCTATGCCAAGACTCAAACCCAGGGCCATCACAGGGAGGACAAAGCCTTTGTACATAAGACACCCGTtccaccaactgagctaattggcACCCTAGGctgtgtattgtttttgtctttattccTCCTTAGTTTCAGTATCAATACCTATACTTTTTTTTACGGCAAATCgttttttaattgctgtttgCACAATATGCGAAAGAATTTCAATGTGGTAAACATCATTACATTATTCATTTTGCGCCAGGACCATCATTTGAACATATAAAACCATTACAAAATCTTTCGATCGAGCTGTTGTAGCTTAGTGGGTTAAGTTAACAACTCAGAAGGGCAGGGTTTCATATCATGTTTGGAATATTCTATTGTACTCTTCACCTATTGTTTTAACACTAAGCTCActattattttgtgtttcttttcagttttctgtcgcagtttggttgggtttaggcagCAGAAATACTTTGTTAGATGTAAGTGGCAAAGATTCTTGGTTCTTGGTTTAGGCATAAGAATAACTTCTACCATTTGGGTATATTTGCAGTCTTTTTTCCCTGAGACACTTAGCTATGACATTACGAAAACATAATTGCACAGTTACAGCCAAGTTTTTTGACTGTTgtactttaatttaaaaaaagtatccttgtgttttcattgcaagagtaaattaattaattttatattataacaaaaaaaagccccctCAGTCACTTCATCTTGGCACCAGGCCTgccttgatttgattttgtatGGATTTTGCTCAAGAATATTGATTCATTTCAGTTATGATGATACTGTAAATGAtatcttgtctttcttttgtttcttctttaacCCTGATTTATGATTTGTCAGTTTAACACCTAAGCAaggagggaataaaaaaaaaaaaaaaaaattgatggtATTTGACTACCTACCAAACGATAGTGCACTTTAtgtctgttttaaaatgcacacacaatTGGCAACCCCAATCTCTCTAGCCTGTTCCTCTGACACAGTTTGTTGTGGCGAAGAATCAACAAAAAGTGGGCATGCTTTAGAGTTTTCTGCTCAAACCCTGTGTCTGATTCTGAAATAAGATAATGTTGCTCATAGTGTTTCTTTCTGACTGCAATGTCTGCTATGATGTGTGCAATCTGTTGTCTTAACTACTGAAGTATGTTGCTGTTAGGTGCCCACccaatttttgttttgtttccaaaaacCAAGGAACTCCTGGTAGGGTGGGGTTCACATCCCTGTGGTCTATATTTAGGCATTTTGagaaatataatttttttgttaactttttttgATTGCTtatttgagatttaaaaaaaaaaaaactaatgtcTGCTATTTAAAGACTTAAGGGACAGTGACATCAGGGtttgaaaaatatttcacagtaaaataatgtaatttcaGTGGAATCCAGACAAAtgtgcattttgcatttttatgcaAAGCTTTTAAATC
This window of the Acanthopagrus latus isolate v.2019 chromosome 3, fAcaLat1.1, whole genome shotgun sequence genome carries:
- the LOC119017032 gene encoding transmembrane protein 106B-like, coding for MGKSFSQLTKQSEDNGPDSMTSPLEDTQDEDGKGGDVAQFPYVEFTGRDSVTCPTCQGTGRIPRGQENQLVALIPYSDQRLRPRRTKLYVSASVVVCLLLSGLAVFFLFPRSIDVSYVGVKSVFVSYDQEKRSVYLNITNTLNITNNNYYSVEVANITAQVQFAKTVIGKSRISNTTAISPLDMKQIDYMVPTTLADEMNYMYDYCTLQTIKVHNIVVMMQVTVTTTYFGHAEQVSQEMYQYVDCGGNTTSIKALPKAFSIPHAAE